In one window of Dehalococcoidales bacterium DNA:
- the oadA gene encoding sodium-extruding oxaloacetate decarboxylase subunit alpha, with amino-acid sequence MGILITDTTLRDAHQSLIATRMRTRDMLPIAEELDKVGFFSLEVWGGATFDACIRYLNEDPWDRLSQLRSKIRNTRLQMLLRGQNLVGYRHYPDDVLREFIRLSARNGIDVFRVFDALNDIRNMEPAISAVKEFGGHAQGTICYTTSPVHTIQTFVDMATALEERGCDSICVKDMAGLISPAETTVLIKALKSRVKIPISFHSHCSSGMAPASYLAATEAGVDMLDTAFSAFGWGTSQPPTESIVAMLKGTPYDSGLDLELLYEIGEYFAGISAKYRMLFTAETTRPNVSVLLHQIPGGMLSNLVSQLREQNALGRMSEVLAEIPNVRKDFGYPPLVTPTSQLVGIQAVLNVLNGTRYKQVTQEVKDYFLGKYGRPPAPLDDEIRKLVIGDEQPIDGRPADALEPELDKLRGDARKLGILHREEDLLTYALYPQVAVRFLRGEIKEEAIPSPAASSSPSPQPAILPAEFSVEVDGEMFNVKVTSVMGKTFEVEKPKPPKEVPAGAVVSSMQGMVLSVKVKSGDIVKIDDVLVSIEAMKMQNEIKSPHAGTVRKVLVYEGEVINAGDVVMVIEP; translated from the coding sequence ATGGGTATACTTATAACTGATACTACTCTCAGGGACGCTCACCAGTCTTTGATAGCCACCCGGATGCGTACCCGGGACATGCTGCCAATCGCTGAGGAACTGGATAAGGTCGGTTTCTTCTCGCTGGAGGTCTGGGGTGGAGCTACCTTTGATGCTTGTATCCGTTACCTGAATGAGGACCCGTGGGACCGGCTGAGCCAGTTGAGGTCAAAAATAAGGAACACCAGGCTCCAGATGCTGCTCCGCGGCCAGAACCTCGTCGGCTACCGGCATTACCCGGACGATGTCCTCCGGGAGTTCATACGCCTTTCCGCCAGAAACGGTATAGACGTCTTCCGCGTCTTTGATGCCCTCAATGATATCCGTAATATGGAGCCGGCCATCTCGGCTGTCAAGGAATTCGGCGGGCATGCCCAGGGCACCATCTGCTATACCACCAGCCCGGTGCATACCATCCAGACCTTTGTCGATATGGCCACCGCCCTTGAGGAGCGTGGCTGCGACTCGATATGCGTCAAGGACATGGCGGGTCTGATATCCCCGGCTGAGACCACGGTTCTAATTAAGGCGCTAAAAAGCCGGGTCAAAATACCTATCAGTTTCCATTCCCACTGCTCCAGCGGCATGGCTCCGGCCAGTTATCTGGCTGCCACTGAAGCTGGTGTAGACATGCTTGATACCGCCTTTTCCGCTTTTGGGTGGGGCACCTCTCAGCCACCTACAGAGAGTATCGTCGCTATGCTGAAAGGGACACCCTATGATAGCGGACTCGACCTTGAGCTTCTCTATGAAATCGGCGAGTATTTCGCAGGCATCAGCGCTAAATATCGTATGCTTTTCACCGCTGAAACTACCCGGCCTAACGTAAGTGTGCTCCTGCACCAGATACCTGGCGGTATGCTTTCCAATCTGGTCAGCCAGCTCCGGGAGCAAAATGCTCTGGGACGGATGAGCGAGGTGCTTGCCGAGATACCGAATGTAAGAAAGGATTTTGGTTACCCGCCCCTGGTTACGCCAACCAGCCAGCTGGTCGGCATCCAGGCGGTGCTTAACGTCCTGAACGGTACACGCTACAAGCAAGTGACCCAGGAGGTTAAAGACTATTTCCTCGGTAAGTACGGTCGTCCCCCGGCTCCACTAGATGATGAAATAAGAAAGCTGGTTATCGGTGATGAGCAGCCAATTGACGGCCGCCCGGCAGACGCTCTTGAGCCGGAGCTGGACAAGCTGCGGGGTGATGCCCGCAAGCTGGGTATCTTGCACCGGGAGGAAGACCTGCTAACCTATGCGCTCTATCCTCAGGTAGCGGTACGGTTCCTCAGAGGAGAAATAAAGGAGGAAGCTATTCCCTCGCCTGCCGCCTCGTCTTCCCCTAGTCCTCAGCCTGCCATTCTCCCGGCCGAGTTCAGTGTCGAAGTGGATGGGGAGATGTTCAACGTCAAGGTCACCTCTGTCATGGGTAAGACCTTCGAGGTAGAAAAGCCAAAGCCGCCTAAGGAGGTGCCGGCCGGCGCCGTGGTTTCCTCCATGCAGGGCATGGTGCTCTCGGTCAAGGTTAAGTCCGGCGATATTGTCAAAATTGATGACGTTTTGGTCAGTATCGAAGCCATGAAGATGCAGAATGAAATCAAGTCTCCCCATGCTGGCACAGTCAGGAAAGTGCTTGTCTATGAGGGCGAGGTAATCAACGCCGGTGATGTTGTCATGGTTATTGAACCTTAA